The following coding sequences are from one Chromatiales bacterium window:
- a CDS encoding class I SAM-dependent methyltransferase, giving the protein MSESANAVLSLIFARFQPRSVVDIGCGQGVWLKAAAALGATTLKGIDGDWVQCADLTHPSIEFEPADLAHSLPKLDKRYDLCISLEVAEHLPEDQSERFVDLLCSTSDVILFGAAVPHQGGPGHINEQWQSFWIERFRSRGFECFDCIRPAIWNNPAVEWWYRQNCFVFLGPDETTIDRESLRALERPIVDLVHPLNYRSRLHRYRKMIDNPSLRFCAGCSRRWLVTGLKRLFGLP; this is encoded by the coding sequence ATGTCCGAGTCTGCCAACGCCGTGCTCAGCCTGATCTTCGCCCGGTTCCAACCGCGTTCCGTTGTTGATATTGGTTGCGGGCAGGGCGTTTGGCTCAAGGCCGCCGCCGCACTGGGTGCCACTACGCTCAAGGGCATCGACGGTGACTGGGTTCAGTGCGCGGATCTGACCCACCCGTCGATCGAATTCGAGCCCGCCGATCTGGCGCACTCGCTACCGAAACTCGACAAACGATACGATCTTTGTATCTCCCTGGAGGTCGCCGAACATCTGCCCGAGGATCAGTCAGAGCGCTTTGTCGATCTGCTGTGCTCGACCTCCGATGTGATCCTTTTTGGCGCTGCGGTGCCACACCAGGGTGGTCCGGGGCACATCAACGAGCAATGGCAGTCGTTCTGGATCGAACGTTTCCGCTCGCGTGGTTTCGAGTGTTTCGATTGCATTCGACCGGCGATCTGGAACAATCCGGCCGTCGAATGGTGGTACAGGCAGAACTGCTTCGTTTTCCTCGGGCCGGACGAGACAACCATCGACCGGGAATCTCTCCGTGCGCTGGAACGCCCCATCGTCGATCTGGTTCACCCGTTGAACTATCGGAGCCGGCTGCACCGATACCGCAAGATGATCGACAATCCGTCGTTGCGATTCTGCGCGGGATGCAGCCGGCGCTGGCTGGTAACCGGGCTGAAGCGGCTGTTCGGGTTGCCGTAG
- a CDS encoding DNA-3-methyladenine glycosylase I, whose translation MPRCDWVTAGDELYARYHDQEWGVPSRDARHLFEMLILEGAQAGLSWRTVLHRREGYRAAFAGFDPERISRFDARKRERLREDARIIRNRLKIDATVANAKAWLRLAASDDPVDFMWSFVDGKPVQNRWPALAEVPAETAQSRSMSKALKQLGFRFVGPTICYAFMQATGMVNDHLTTCTRHAELAR comes from the coding sequence GTGCCGCGCTGCGACTGGGTCACGGCCGGCGACGAACTCTACGCGCGCTATCACGACCAGGAGTGGGGCGTTCCCTCGCGCGACGCCCGCCACCTGTTCGAGATGCTGATACTGGAAGGCGCGCAGGCCGGGCTTTCCTGGCGCACCGTGCTGCATCGACGCGAGGGCTATCGCGCCGCATTCGCCGGTTTCGATCCCGAACGCATCTCGCGCTTCGATGCCCGCAAGCGCGAGCGCCTGCGTGAAGACGCCCGCATCATCCGTAACCGGCTGAAGATCGACGCCACCGTCGCCAACGCAAAGGCGTGGCTCAGACTGGCGGCGTCAGACGACCCCGTGGACTTCATGTGGAGCTTCGTCGACGGGAAGCCAGTTCAGAACCGCTGGCCCGCACTGGCCGAAGTGCCCGCCGAAACCGCGCAATCGCGCTCGATGAGCAAGGCGCTGAAGCAACTCGGTTTTCGTTTCGTCGGCCCGACGATCTGCTATGCCTTCATGCAGGCCACGGGCATGGTCAACGATCACCTGACGACCTGTACCCGCCATGCGGAACTCGCCAGATAA
- a CDS encoding CTP synthase: MRLLVSVSKHPCDCLRTADLLAFAPVLSACRDTRIVPLPARSQGLARARPQPTSERSAATLSTTETQTCFVFVTGGVVSSLGKGIAAASLGAILEARGLRVTLVKLDPYINVDPGTMSPFQHGEVFVTEDGAETDLDLGHYERYVRTTMTKRNNFTTGQIYERVIRKERRGDYLGGTVQVIPHITDEIKSCIRAGAGNAEIAMIEIGGTVGDIESQPFLEAIRQLRIELGPQRTLFIHLTLLPYIAVSGEIKTKPTQHSVKELRSIGIQPDILVCRADRRLPDDEARKIALFTNVRQEAVISAVDVDSIYKIPRLLHEQNLDRLVVEHFGLTTMPADLSEWDAVNEALAHPLDRVRIAMVGKYVDLTEAYKSLSEALTHAGIHTRTKVVIDYVDAEEIERNGEQRLADVDAILVPGGFGERGVEGKIRTAGYARRNGVPYLGICLGMQVAAIEFARNVAGLAGAHSTEFRRETPHPVIALITEWTSADGSVEQRTAASELGGTMRLGGQECVLAADSLSRELYGRERIVERHRHRYEFNNGYRDRLLAAGLRIAGTSVDGRLVEMIELPDHPWFVACQFHPEFTSTPRDGHPLFQGFVRAALDAKAQRTAKAS, encoded by the coding sequence ATGCGCTTGCTTGTGAGCGTCTCGAAGCACCCCTGCGATTGTCTGCGGACGGCCGATCTGTTAGCGTTCGCCCCCGTCCTTTCCGCCTGTCGAGACACCCGGATCGTGCCGCTTCCAGCACGCTCACAAGGCCTCGCTCGGGCCCGTCCGCAACCGACGTCCGAGCGTAGCGCCGCAACCTTGAGCACGACCGAAACTCAAACCTGTTTCGTCTTCGTAACCGGCGGGGTCGTGTCCTCACTGGGCAAGGGCATCGCGGCCGCGAGCCTCGGCGCCATCCTCGAAGCACGCGGTCTGCGTGTGACGCTCGTAAAGCTCGACCCCTACATCAATGTCGATCCGGGCACCATGAGCCCGTTCCAGCACGGCGAGGTCTTCGTGACCGAAGACGGCGCGGAAACCGATCTCGATCTCGGTCATTACGAACGCTACGTGCGCACGACGATGACCAAGCGCAACAACTTCACGACCGGGCAGATCTACGAGCGCGTGATCCGCAAGGAGCGGCGCGGCGACTACCTCGGCGGCACCGTGCAGGTCATTCCGCACATCACCGACGAGATCAAGTCGTGCATACGCGCCGGCGCGGGCAATGCCGAGATTGCGATGATCGAGATCGGCGGCACGGTCGGCGACATCGAATCGCAACCGTTTCTCGAGGCGATCCGCCAGCTGCGCATCGAGCTCGGGCCGCAGCGCACGCTGTTCATCCACCTGACCTTGCTGCCCTACATCGCGGTCTCCGGCGAGATCAAGACCAAACCCACACAGCACTCGGTCAAGGAACTGCGCTCGATCGGCATCCAGCCGGACATCCTCGTGTGCCGCGCCGACCGGCGTCTGCCCGACGACGAAGCGCGCAAGATCGCGCTGTTCACGAACGTGCGTCAGGAGGCCGTCATCTCGGCAGTCGACGTCGACAGCATCTACAAGATTCCGCGCCTGCTGCACGAGCAGAATCTCGACCGGCTGGTGGTCGAGCACTTCGGCCTGACCACGATGCCCGCGGACCTGTCGGAGTGGGACGCCGTCAACGAGGCGCTCGCGCATCCGCTCGATCGCGTGCGCATCGCGATGGTCGGCAAGTACGTGGACCTGACCGAGGCCTACAAGTCGCTGTCCGAGGCGCTCACGCACGCCGGCATCCACACCCGCACCAAGGTCGTGATCGACTATGTGGACGCCGAGGAGATCGAACGCAACGGCGAACAGCGCCTCGCGGACGTGGACGCGATCCTCGTCCCCGGCGGGTTTGGCGAGCGCGGCGTCGAGGGCAAGATCCGTACCGCCGGTTACGCGCGACGCAACGGTGTGCCGTATCTGGGCATCTGCCTCGGCATGCAGGTCGCGGCGATCGAATTTGCCCGTAACGTCGCCGGACTCGCTGGCGCGCACAGCACCGAATTCAGACGCGAGACGCCGCATCCGGTGATCGCCCTGATCACGGAATGGACCAGTGCCGACGGTAGCGTGGAGCAGCGCACGGCCGCATCGGAGCTTGGCGGCACCATGCGTCTGGGTGGTCAGGAGTGCGTGCTGGCCGCCGATTCACTGTCGCGCGAACTCTATGGCCGCGAGCGCATCGTCGAGCGTCACCGGCACCGCTATGAATTCAACAACGGCTATCGCGACCGCCTGCTTGCCGCGGGCCTGCGCATCGCCGGCACCTCGGTCGACGGACGCCTCGTCGAGATGATCGAGCTGCCCGACCATCCGTGGTTCGTGGCCTGCCAGTTCCACCCGGAATTCACCTCCACGCCACGCGACGGGCATCCGCTGTTCCAGGGCTTTGTGCGCGCGGCGCTCGACGCGAAGGCCCAGCGCACCGCCAAGGCAAGCTGA
- the kdsA gene encoding 3-deoxy-8-phosphooctulonate synthase has product MELCGFEVGLDRPLFLISGPCVIESEQLALDTAGQLKEITARLGVPFIYKSSFDKANRSSHKSFRGPGIEEGLRILAEVKRQVGVPVLTDVHEDTPLAEVAAVVDVLQTPAFLCRQTNFIASVARAGRPVNIKKGQFLSPWEMCNVIDKARAAGNEQIMACERGVSFGYNNLVSDMRSLSVMRGCGCPVVYDATHSVQLPGGQGTASGGQREFVPVLVRAAVAAGVSGVFMESHPDPDCAKSDGPNAWPLGHMAELLESLVEIDRTVKSRRFVEDALASS; this is encoded by the coding sequence ATGGAGCTGTGCGGGTTCGAGGTCGGTCTGGACCGGCCGCTGTTTCTGATCAGTGGGCCGTGCGTGATCGAATCCGAGCAGCTCGCGCTGGACACGGCCGGGCAGCTCAAGGAAATCACCGCCCGGCTCGGCGTGCCGTTCATCTACAAGTCCTCGTTCGACAAGGCGAATCGCTCCTCGCACAAGAGCTTTCGCGGCCCGGGCATCGAAGAAGGGCTGCGGATCCTGGCCGAGGTCAAGCGCCAGGTCGGCGTGCCGGTGCTCACCGATGTGCACGAGGACACGCCGCTCGCCGAGGTCGCCGCGGTCGTCGACGTGTTGCAGACACCGGCCTTTCTGTGCCGGCAGACGAATTTCATCGCCAGCGTGGCGCGCGCCGGCCGGCCCGTGAACATCAAGAAGGGCCAGTTTCTGTCGCCCTGGGAAATGTGCAACGTCATCGACAAGGCGCGTGCCGCGGGCAACGAGCAGATCATGGCCTGCGAGCGCGGGGTCTCGTTCGGTTACAACAACCTGGTGTCCGACATGCGCTCGCTGTCGGTGATGCGCGGCTGTGGCTGCCCCGTGGTCTATGACGCCACGCATTCGGTCCAGTTGCCGGGCGGGCAGGGCACGGCCTCGGGCGGGCAGCGCGAATTCGTGCCCGTGCTGGTGCGCGCCGCGGTCGCCGCCGGGGTTTCCGGGGTGTTCATGGAGTCGCATCCGGACCCGGACTGCGCGAAGAGCGACGGCCCGAATGCCTGGCCGCTCGGACACATGGCCGAACTGCTGGAGTCGCTGGTCGAGATCGACCGCACGGTGAAATCCAGACGGTTTGTCGAAGACGCCCTGGCGTCGTCATAG
- the eno gene encoding phosphopyruvate hydratase produces the protein MSEITDVCAREILDSRGNPTIEAEVFTATGARGSAAVPSGASTGTREALELRDGDNKRYGGKGVTKAVANVNGPLREAVLKMAVSDQAGIDRCMIDLDGTAEKRRLGANAILAVSLAAAHASANERGIPLYAALADAERYRMPLPMMNIVNGGAHADNSVDMQEFMILPVGAGSIAEAVRYGAEVFHALKSVLKERGLNTAVGDEGGFAPDLASNEAAIDAILSAISVAGFRPGDDIALGLDCASSEFYRDGRYRLDSEGREFTSEAFADYLTTLVDRYPIVTIEDGMAENDWDGWAILTERLGKRVQIVGDDLFVTNPEILREGIDRGIANSILIKVNQIGTLTETRAAIAMAHAAGYTAVVSHRSGETEDTTIADLAVAEQTGQIKTGSLSRSDRVAKYNRLIRIEAELGDRAWFPGAAALKRG, from the coding sequence ATGTCAGAAATCACAGACGTTTGCGCGCGCGAAATCCTGGATTCCCGTGGCAACCCGACCATCGAAGCCGAGGTGTTTACCGCGACCGGTGCGCGCGGCAGCGCGGCCGTGCCGTCTGGCGCCTCCACGGGTACCCGCGAGGCACTGGAGCTGCGCGACGGCGACAACAAGCGCTACGGCGGCAAGGGTGTGACCAAGGCCGTCGCCAACGTCAATGGGCCGCTGCGCGAAGCCGTGCTGAAGATGGCGGTGAGCGATCAGGCCGGCATCGATCGGTGCATGATCGATCTCGACGGCACCGCGGAAAAACGCCGGCTTGGCGCAAACGCGATCCTCGCCGTTTCGCTCGCCGCGGCACACGCCAGCGCGAACGAGCGCGGCATACCGCTGTACGCGGCGCTCGCCGATGCCGAGCGCTATCGCATGCCGCTGCCCATGATGAACATCGTCAACGGCGGCGCGCATGCCGACAACAGCGTGGACATGCAGGAATTCATGATCCTGCCCGTCGGCGCCGGTTCGATCGCCGAGGCCGTGCGCTACGGCGCCGAAGTGTTCCACGCCCTGAAATCCGTGCTCAAGGAGCGCGGCCTGAACACCGCGGTCGGCGACGAGGGTGGCTTTGCGCCGGATCTCGCGTCGAACGAGGCGGCGATCGACGCCATCCTGAGTGCGATTTCGGTGGCCGGATTCCGCCCCGGCGACGACATCGCCCTGGGGCTGGATTGCGCGAGTTCCGAGTTCTACCGTGACGGACGCTATCGCCTGGACTCCGAGGGTCGCGAATTCACCAGCGAGGCCTTCGCGGACTACCTCACGACGCTCGTCGACCGCTATCCGATCGTCACGATCGAGGACGGCATGGCCGAGAACGACTGGGACGGCTGGGCGATCCTGACCGAACGGCTCGGCAAACGCGTGCAGATCGTCGGCGACGACCTGTTCGTCACCAACCCCGAAATACTGCGCGAGGGGATCGACCGCGGCATCGCGAATTCCATCCTGATCAAGGTCAACCAGATCGGCACGCTGACCGAGACCCGCGCCGCCATCGCCATGGCGCACGCGGCCGGCTATACGGCCGTGGTCTCGCATCGCTCCGGCGAGACCGAGGACACGACCATCGCGGACCTCGCCGTCGCCGAACAGACCGGCCAGATCAAGACCGGCTCGCTGTCGCGCTCCGACCGGGTTGCCAAATACAACAGGCTGATCCGCATCGAGGCGGAACTCGGCGACCGGGCCTGGTTCCCCGGCGCTGCGGCGTTGAAACGCGGATAG